The Ornithodoros turicata isolate Travis unplaced genomic scaffold, ASM3712646v1 ctg00000911.1, whole genome shotgun sequence nucleotide sequence cgcttgtgaacccacagctttgtgctccctccgaattctgcgggacaaagatcgcacttgacggcttctcgcctgtgacgcaccaggctcgtgttctggctgaattgcttaggacagagatcgcacttgtatggcctttcccccatgtgtgtacgTTTGCGAACCCACAGCTTTGTGCTCTCTCCGAATTCTGcgggacaaagatcgcacttgtacggcttctcgcctgtgacgcaccaagcttgtgttctggctgaattgcttaggacagagattgcacttgtatgacctttcccccatgtgtgtacgcttgtgaacccacagctttgtgctctctccgaattctgcgggacaaagatcgcacttgtacggcttctcgcctgtgacgcaccaggctcgtgttctggctgaattgcttaggacagagattgcacttgtatgacctttcccccatgtgtgtacgcttgtgaacccacagctttgtgctctctccaaattctgcgggacaaagatcgcacttgtacggcttctcgcctgtgacgcaccaggctcgtgttctggctgaattgcttaggacagagattgcacttgtatgacctttcccccatgtgtgtacgcttgtgaacccacagctttgtgctctctgcgaattctgcgggacaaagatcgcacttgtacggcttctcgcctgtgacgcACAAAGCTCgtgttctggctgaattgcttaggacagagatcgcacttgtatgacctttcccccatgtgtgtacgcttgtgaacccacagctttgtgctctctccgaattctgcgggacaaagatcgcacttgtgcggcttctcgcctgtgacgcaccaggctcgtgttctggctgaattgcttaggacagagattgcacttgtatgacctttcccccatgtgtgtacgcttgtgaacccacagctttgtgctctctccgaattctgcgggacaaagatcgcacttgtacggcttctcgcctgtgacgcaccaggctcgtgttctggctgaattgcttaggacagagattgcacttgtatgacctttcccccatgtgtgtacgcTTGTGAACCCACAGCTTTGTGCCCTCTGCGAATTCTGcgggacaaagatcgcacttgtacggcttctcgcctgtgacgcACCAAGCTTGTGTTCTCGCTGAATTgcttaggacagagatcgcacttgtatgacctttcccccatgtgtgtacgcttgtgaacccacagctttgtgctctctccgaattctgcgggacaaagatcgcacttgtacggcttctcgcctgtgacgcACCAGGCTCGTGTTCTCGCTGAATTgcttaggacagagatcgcacttgtatgacctttcccccatgtgtgtacgcttgtgaacccacagctttgtgctctctccgaattctgcgggacaaagatcgcacttgtacggcttctcgcctgtgacgcaccaggctcgtgttctggctgaattgcttaggacAGAGATTGCACCTGTATgacctttcccccatgtgtgtacgcttgtgaacccacagctttgtgctctctgcgaattctgcgggacaaagatcgcacttgtacggcatctcgcctgtgacgcaccaagcttgtgttctggctgaattgcttaggacagagatcgcacttgtatgacctttcccccatgtgtgtacgcttgtgaacccacagctttgtgctctctccgaattctgcgggacaaagatcgcacttatacggcttctcgcctgtgatgCACCAGGCTCGCgttctggctgaattgcttaggacagagatcgcacttgtatggcctttcccccatgtgtgtacgcttgtgaacccacagctttgtgctctctccaaattctgcgggacaaagatcgcacttgtacggcttctcgcctgtgacgcACCAAGCTTGTAttctggctgaattgcttaggacagagatcgcacttgtatgacctttcccccatgtgtgtacgcttgtgaacccacagctttgtgctctctccgaattctgcgggacaaagatcgcacttgtacggcttctcgcctgtgacgcaccaggctcgtgttctggctgaattgcttaggacagagattgcacttgtatgaCCTTTCCTCCATGTGTGTACGCTTGTGAACCCACAGCTTTGTGCCCTCTGCGAATTCTGcgggacaaagatcgcacttgtacggcttctcgcctgtgacgcACCAAGCTTGTGTTCTCGCTGAATTgcttaggacagagatcgcacttgtatgacctttcccccatgtgtgtacgcttgtgaacccacagctttgtgctctctccgaattctgcgggacaaagatcgcacttgtacggcttctcgcctgtgacgcaccaggctcgtgttctggctgaattgcttaggacagagattgcacttgtatgacctttcccccatgtgtgtacgcttgtgaacccacagctttgtgctctctccgaattctgcgggacaaagatcgcacttgtacggcttctcgcctgtgacgcaccaggctcgtgttctggctgaattgcttaggacAGAGATTGCACCTGTATgacctttcccccatgtgtgtacgcttgtgaacccacagctttgtgctctctgcgaattctgcgggacaaagatcgcacttgtacggcatctcgcctgtgacgcaccaagcttgtgttctggctgaattgcttaggacagagatcgcacttgtatgacctttcccccatgtgtgtacgcttgtgaacccacagctttgtgctctctccgaattctgcgggacaaagatcgcacttatacggcttctcgcctgtgatgCACCAGGCTCGCgttctggctgaattgcttaggacagagatcgcacttgtatggcctttcccccatgtgtgtacgcttgtgaacccacagctttgtgctctctccaaattctgcgggacaaagaccgcacttgtacggcttctcgcctgtgacgcACCAAGCTTGTAttctggctgaattgcttaggacagagatcgcacttgtatgacctttcccccatgtgtgtacgcttgtgaacccacagctttgtgctctctccgaattctgcgggacaaagatcgcacttatacggcttctcgcctgtgacgcaccaggctcgtgttctggctgaattgcttaggacagagatcgcacttgtatggcctttcccccatgtgtgtacgcTTGTGAACCCACAGCTTTGTGCTCTCTCTTGAATTCTGCTGGCAAAGATCGCACTTATACGCTGTGAGAGGCACTACAACAGAATGTGTTCAAATTTACTTTTAGTGTGTACATTTATTTAGTTTGGTCGTGAGACAAAAGGAAATTCTCGGGATTTTGGTATCAAGTTGGCATATGTAAGTGGTTggaaatctttttttttaatttctttacGTCGATTTCTTTGTTCACTTCACAAACAGACGAGACGTACGGCATAAAACAATGGAAGCCTCAAGAGAAGCACAATGGTAGATAGCTGGGCTAGTTTGATGACTATCCCTGGTTTGATTAACGAAGTGCCAGAGGAGTATGAACAAGAGATGTAAGACAAGCACAAGCGCTTGTGTTTCCCTTACCTCTCGTGTCCATGTTCCTTCCGCGCTTCAGTAGTCAACGATAAAGAAGATACCCATTCATCATgagaggaagaaaaagaggGAAGGGAGCAATGTAAGAGCATGTTGCTCATGGAAATGAACCGTTCTCTGCAGTTCAGAGCCTGTGAGAGGATGTCTTTTTCATGTCTGTTTGTCTCCCCGGCACTGGGTTTCGTGACACTTCAATGCATCACCACGAAATCCAGCTCCAATCCAACTATTTTTGAACCTCAGTTTGTTCATGCGTGCAAGTTTTGAAACATTCCAccagaaaaaaaagcagaaataaAATGGGATAGGATATAGACAGCTTCTGCATAGCCTTTTCTCCCTGCGCATCATCATGTGTTCATGAAGGACATACAACAGCACAGAAGTGACACTTAATTGGACGGATTCTTTCGCATGTACATGGCATCTGTACTTGCACAGTTTCAAATCTCAAGTGTCTTGTGGAGACATGTGAAGCCACAGGTTCctgctctggctgaactagcTCGTGCTCAGCCAGCAGCCATTTGGTTCGCTGGCTGGTGCCTGCTGGTCCCGTGACTGATCCCTGCATAACAGAAGTAGCATTTGTAGGGCTTCACACCCATGTACCTGCATGCAGTTGTAACGCTGCAGATTTGGCACTACCTCAAGTCTGCAGAACAGGGAATGCTCCTGTATGGCTTCGAGTCTGTCTGTCTTGTGACTCTGTAGGTGTCTGCtctgactgaactccgcaggagAGACATCGTACTtttatggcttctcacccgtgtatGCCCGCTTGTGCTGTCGTAGGTTCCTGCTGAGGCTGAAATTgccagggcagacatcacacatGTATAGcatctcgcccgtgtgtgtccgcttacGCTGCCGTAGGTTCCTCCTCAGGCAGAGGTCAGCACGGCGGGCATCGAACTTGTATGGCTTcacacccatgtgtgtccgcttgtgctgctgcagGCTCCTTCTCTCACTGAACTCCGCTGGGCAAGCACCACACCTGTATGGTTTCTCGCCGgtgtgtgttcgcttgtgaCGCTGGAGCTGTCcgttctggctgaactccgccgGGCATGCATCGCACTGGTATGTCTTCTCGCCCGTATGTGTCCGCCTGTGCTGCTGTAAGTTCCCTCTCTGCCCGAATTTCGCAGGGCAAAGATTGCACTTGTATGTtttctcgcccgtgtgcgtcAGTTTGTGATCCGACAGGCTCTTGCTCTGGTTGAACtcagcaggacagagatcgcacttgtaccgTTTCTCGCCcctgtgtgtccgcttgtgacgctggaggtgcccgctctggctgaatttcgctgggcagacatcacacttgtatggcttctcgcccgtgtgtgtccgcttgtgctgctgcagGTTCCCTCTCTCACTGAACGCCGCTGGGcaggcatcgcacttgtatggtttctcgccggtgtgtgtccgcttgtgacgctggAGATGCTCGTTATGGCTGAATTTCGCTGGGcaggcatcgcacttgtatggcttctcgcccgtgtgtgtcagcTTGTGCTGCTGTACGTTCCCTCTCTGACCGAACACCGCAGAAGAAACACTGCTCTTGGATGTTTTCTTGCCTGTGTGCGTCAGTTTGTGATCCGACAGGCTCTTGCTCTGGCTAAAcccagcaggacagagatcacacttgtacggcttctcgctcctgtgtgtccgcttgtgacgcgGTAGGtgcccgctctggctgaacttcgctgggcagacatcgcacttgtatggcttctcgcccgtgtgtgtcagtTTGTGCTGCTGTAAGTTCCCTCTATGACCGAACTCTGCAGAACAAACACTGCACTTGTATGTTTTCTTGCCTGTGTGCGTCAGTTTGTGATACGACAGGCTCATGCTCTGGCTGAAccctgcaggacagagatcgcacttgtacggcttctcgctcctgtgtgtccgcttgtgacgctgtaggtgcccgctctggctgaacttcgctgggcagacatcgcacttgtatggcttctcgcccgtgtgtgtctgcttgtggtgctgtaggttcacTCTCTCACTGAACTCCGCTTGGCAggcatcacacttgtatggtttctcgccGGTGTGTGTCTGCTTGAGACGCTGGAGGTGTTCGTTATGGCTGAACTTCGCTGGGCAGGCatcgcacttgtgtggcttctcacccgtgtgcgTCAGTTTGTGATCTGACAGGCTCTTGCTCTTGCTGAAcccagcaggacagagatcgcacttataCGGTTTCTCGCCtttgtgtgtccgcttgtgacgctgtaggtgcccgctctggctgaacttcgcttggcagacatcgcacttgtatggcttctcgcccgtgtgggtccgcttgtgctgctgtaggttccctctcTCACTGAACGCTGCTGGGcaggcatcgcacttgtatggtttctcgcctttgtgtgtccgcttgtgacgctgtaggtgcccgctctggctgaacttcgcttggcagacatcgcacttgtatggcttctcgccagtgtgggtccgcttgtgctgctgtaggttccctctcTCACTGAACGCTGCTGGGcaggcatcgcacttgtatggtttctcgccggtgtgtgtccgcttgtgacgctggAGATGTTCGTTATGGCTGAACTTCGCTGGGcaggcatcgcacttgtatggcttcttgcTCGTGTGTGTCCACTGGTGCTTCTGAAAGCTCCTTCTCCGACCGAACTTCGCAGGGCAAACATTGAACTTCTGTGTTTTCTCGCCCATGTGCGTCAGTTTGTGATCCAACAGGCtcttgctctggctgaactcagcgggacagagatcgcacttattCGGTTTCTCACCcctgtgtgtccgcttgtgacgctgtaggtgcCAGGTCCGGCTGAACTCTGCTGGGCAGGCATCACATTTGTATAGCTTTTCGCGAGTGTGTGCTCGCTTGCGAAGCCGCCGGTGCACAATACGGCTGAACTTCGCAGGGCAGGTATCATTCTTGTACAACTGCTGGTTCATGTGCGTTTGCCTGTGACACCGCAGACTCCTCCTCTGGTGGAACTGTGCAGGACAGGGGTCGGACTTGCATGACTCCTCGTCAGTACGCTTTGGCACGTGACTCGCGTCACTGCCAGACGGCAAGAATGCAGAGGGACAGATGTCGTACCTAAAACCCTCCTCTCCCATCTGATCCTCCGGTGGAGTAGCTGGACACTTTTCAGACTCATTGTGACACTGTGCAAGCATGTGGCGTCTCGGGCTGTCTTTCGACGTGCACGCAAGTGCACATGGCTTGCTCTGGTCTGGAGGTTGCTCCACGGGGGGACTGTCCATAGTGACTGGTGAAGTGTTGTCGAACTGCGCTTCAACGGTTATTGTGCTGATATTGAACTGTGCCTCTGAAGAAGTGCAACCAGAAGATGCTTGATCACAAGTGCCTCTGGGCTGGTCATTAATGTGGAGCAAACCAGTGCTTCCCCTTGCTCCTGTAATTTCGGAAATTGGAGATTAGGCGGGCATACCAGCACAGGCACACCTCTGATGGCACCGCCTTTGCCCTCAGGCTGTTCGTGTTCGACTCAGCAAATGATCTCCCTTGCACACTATTGAGGTCCTAGGTTTAAAGCGACTGCCCCCTCCTCTCCTCCAGGTATTTGCTGTGAGGCAAAGTGTCATACTTTCAGGCAGAAGGCCCAGAGCTCGATACGGGACAGTCAGAGCCTTttgtttccttcctttcttcgtTCCTAACCgggggcgctcttgaccgcatagcacgcagtatgccaatcatcatcgcaGATGATATTGCTCTGTCTCCGGATCAGCTAGGAAAGGGGGTGCGCACCGTTTTATGTATCAACATTCCTCccaatcggaagataaaacAATGCGgttctgaaggttggttggcctagAATGATTTTGCCAGCGAAGAGCGCCACCTGTTAGTGCCCGAAAATCCGGGCCCTATTGATGAAGAACTTGCGAAAATCACTGCAGTGtctgaagagaaaaaaaaggtggaaTCCCTTTAAATGGCACCTCGAAGAACCTGGAAAATATGTGCCGTTTATCGGAAGATGCATTTACTAAATTACCGTATTTACCCGAATGTTagtcgacaccccccccccccgccctttAGAGATTCATGAAAATGAAATAAACTTCTGTGGTAACGAAATAGTAAAAGATGTATTCATCGGGAAAGAGCATCGCACGTTGCTTCAATGACGCCGCGTAGAAACGACGCACTTTAACCAtgggagagaaaggaagaaggaaCTTTCGTTTTGACTGCTTTTATTGCTGTCGTTTGTCACACATTCAAATCCCTTTAAcccctttccctctctctcccccACTCCATGTGAGGAAGCGAACGCACGTGACCAGCGCGTCGGCCGCAGAGCAACGTAGTTGCGCAGCCCACGATTATAAGTCGACCCCCTGCTTTCGATCGTCGATTTTGGGAAAAGGGGGTCGACTTACATTCGAGCAAATACGGTATTTAAGCCATGCTCCTTGTTTTCACAAGCCACTGGCATCTGTACTCAGTGTTGTGTAATTTTTAGCAGGGACatgtaacggtaatggtaacggaaacacaAAACAGTATATGTATTACTGAAATTGGAGAtagtaacgataacggaaatgGAAACGCGtaccactgtcctccattaccgcaaacagaaacggaaaggaaaattatcgtccggtattgaattcagGTAATGGCTAATACTGTTGTGCGAcgacatttcagtgacttttcatttcatttttattactTCATTCCGTGTAATGCCCTAAATATTGCACGACAGCATGGAACCAAAGCGCTGGACCAAACCAAACCTGGAACCAAATACTGGATGTCGAGGGTGCATCATTCATGACATTACCTACCTACATGAATCAAgacatgagacttacacaacaGGCTCCACGCACTGCACTCTACTCTACCATAGCACTTGGATGACAGCATATGagttttatatttatttacttttactTTCTGCGTTTCGCCGTGGCTACGGCAGTATTGTTTGCTACTGAGAGCATCTGCCAGTGAATGCGACACTGGATAAACtttacgcccatcttgggttgctggactcagaatGACAGAAGAccgactgaagacatgttcttGCACTTCTTTAGAAaccttgcaagatgtgcgcatctgAACAGCATAAAATTACTTGTGCAGTGTGTACGTGTggcacaccgaagcagcactggGGGAAAACAGTGGCATAGAGCTGGCATAGAGCTGACATAGAGCTGACAGAAAGCTGACAGAGAGCTGACAGAGAGCTG carries:
- the LOC135375622 gene encoding zinc finger protein 493-like isoform X5, with the protein product MQFSLEFRNQPVRVKSEPRDVACLPQQGQVHQQHCSEHPSGGDAYGVTAGTCDIKEEPREESSKEHAIMEVKTEPYNVIILTGQDQIGRKCDSTSEGVTSGTCPIKEEPREESSNEDPIIEVKTEAYNVPVLAEEEQVGCDPTSEGATVGMCDIKEEPREESSQEDPNIEVKTEAYNVVPLGGQEPMRHRCDTTSEAATLGMCHIKEEHQENSSNEHQIVQVKTEPYNVALLAEKDQMGHSCLSASQGARGSTGLLHINDQPRGTCDQASSGCTSSEAQFNISTITVEAQFDNTSPVTMDSPPVEQPPDQSKPCALACTSKDSPRRHMLAQCHNESEKCPATPPEDQMGEEGFRYDICPSAFLPSGSDASHVPKRTDEESCKSDPCPAQFHQRRSLRCHRQTHMNQQLYKNDTCPAKFSRIVHRRLRKRAHTREKLYKCDACPAEFSRTWHLQRHKRTHRGEKPNKCDLCPAEFSQSKSLLDHKLTHMGEKTQKFNVCPAKFGRRRSFQKHQWTHTSKKPYKCDACPAKFSHNEHLQRHKRTHTGEKPYKCDACPAAFSERGNLQQHKRTHTGEKPYKCDVCQAKFSQSGHLQRHKRTHKGEKPYKCDACPAAFSERGNLQQHKRTHTGEKPYKCDVCQAKFSQSGHLQRHKRTHKGEKPYKCDLCPAGFSKSKSLSDHKLTHTGEKPHKCDACPAKFSHNEHLQRLKQTHTGEKPYKCDACQAEFSERVNLQHHKQTHTGEKPYKCDVCPAKFSQSGHLQRHKRTHRSEKPYKCDLCPAGFSQSMSLSYHKLTHTGKKTYKCSVCSAEFGHRGNLQQHKLTHTGEKPYKCDVCPAKFSQSGHLPRHKRTHRSEKPYKCDLCPAGFSQSKSLSDHKLTHTGKKTSKSSVSSAVFGQRGNVQQHKLTHTGEKPYKCDACPAKFSHNEHLQRHKRTHTGEKPYKCDACPAAFSERGNLQQHKRTHTGEKPYKCDVCPAKFSQSGHLQRHKRTHRGEKRYKCDLCPAEFNQSKSLSDHKLTHTGEKTYKCNLCPAKFGQRGNLQQHRRTHTGEKTYQCDACPAEFSQNGQLQRHKRTHTGEKPYRCGACPAEFSERRSLQQHKRTHMGVKPYKFDARRADLCLRRNLRQPSAGTYDSTSGHTRVRSHKSTMSLLRSSVRADTYRVTRQTDSKPYRSIPCSADLRDQSRDQQAPASEPNGCWLSTS
- the LOC135375622 gene encoding zinc finger protein 493-like isoform X4, coding for MQFSLEFRNQPVRVKSEPRDVACLPQQGQVHQQHCSEHPSGGDAYGVTAGTCDIKEEPREESSKEHAIMEVKTEPYNVIILTGQDQIGRKCDSTSEGVIAGTCPIKEAPREESSNEDPIIEVKTEAYNVPVLAEEEQMGCDPTSEGATVGMCDIKEEPREESSQEDPNIEVKTEAYNVVPLGGQEPMRHRCDTTSEAATLGMCHIKEEHQENSSNEHQIVQVKTEPYNVALLAEKDQMGHSCLSASQGARGSTGLLHINDQPRGTCDQASSGCTSSEAQFNISTITVEAQFDNTSPVTMDSPPVEQPPDQSKPCALACTSKDSPRRHMLAQCHNESEKCPATPPEDQMGEEGFRYDICPSAFLPSGSDASHVPKRTDEESCKSDPCPAQFHQRRSLRCHRQTHMNQQLYKNDTCPAKFSRIVHRRLRKRAHTREKLYKCDACPAEFSRTWHLQRHKRTHRGEKPNKCDLCPAEFSQSKSLLDHKLTHMGEKTQKFNVCPAKFGRRRSFQKHQWTHTSKKPYKCDACPAKFSHNEHLQRHKRTHTGEKPYKCDACPAAFSERGNLQQHKRTHTGEKPYKCDVCQAKFSQSGHLQRHKRTHKGEKPYKCDACPAAFSERGNLQQHKRTHTGEKPYKCDVCQAKFSQSGHLQRHKRTHKGEKPYKCDLCPAGFSKSKSLSDHKLTHTGEKPHKCDACPAKFSHNEHLQRLKQTHTGEKPYKCDACQAEFSERVNLQHHKQTHTGEKPYKCDVCPAKFSQSGHLQRHKRTHRSEKPYKCDLCPAGFSQSMSLSYHKLTHTGKKTYKCSVCSAEFGHRGNLQQHKLTHTGEKPYKCDVCPAKFSQSGHLPRHKRTHRSEKPYKCDLCPAGFSQSKSLSDHKLTHTGKKTSKSSVSSAVFGQRGNVQQHKLTHTGEKPYKCDACPAKFSHNEHLQRHKRTHTGEKPYKCDACPAAFSERGNLQQHKRTHTGEKPYKCDVCPAKFSQSGHLQRHKRTHRGEKRYKCDLCPAEFNQSKSLSDHKLTHTGEKTYKCNLCPAKFGQRGNLQQHRRTHTGEKTYQCDACPAEFSQNGQLQRHKRTHTGEKPYRCGACPAEFSERRSLQQHKRTHMGVKPYKFDARRADLCLRRNLRQPSAGTYDSTSGHTRVRSHKSTMSLLRSSVRADTYRVTRQTDSKPYRSIPCSADLRDQSRDQQAPASEPNGCWLSTS
- the LOC135375622 gene encoding zinc finger protein 107-like isoform X6 produces the protein MQFSLEFRNQPVRVKSEPRDVACLPQQGQVHQQHCSEHPSGGDAYGVTAGTCDIKEEPREESSKEHAIMEVKTEPYNVIILTGQDQIGRKCDSTSEGVIAGTCPIKEAPREESSNEDPIIEVKTEAYNVPVLAEEEQMGCDPTSEGVTSGTCPIKEEPREESSNEDPIIEVKTEAYNVPVLAEEEQVGCDPTSEGATVGMCDIKEEPREESSQEDPNIEVKTEAYNVVPLGGQEPMRHRCDTTSEAATLGMCHIKEEHQENSSNEHQIVQVKTEPYNVALLAEKDQMGHSCLSASQGARGSTGLLHINDQPRGTCDQASSGCTSSEAQFNISTITVEAQFDNTSPVTMDSPPVEQPPDQSKPCALACTSKDSPRRHMLAQCHNESEKCPATPPEDQMGEEGFRYDICPSAFLPSGSDASHVPKRTDEESCKSDPCPAQFHQRRSLRCHRQTHMNQQLYKNDTCPAKFSRIVHRRLRKRAHTREKLYKCDACPAEFSRTWHLQRHKRTHRGEKPNKCDLCPAEFSQSKSLLDHKLTHMGEKTQKFNVCPAKFGRRRSFQKHQWTHTSKKPYKCDACPAKFSHNEHLQRHKRTHTGEKPYKCDACPAAFSERGNLQQHKRTHTGEKPYKCDVCQAKFSQSGHLQRHKRTHKGEKPYKCDACPAAFSERGNLQQHKRTHTGEKPYKCDVCQAKFSQSGHLQRHKRTHKGEKPYKCDLCPAGFSKSKSLSDHKLTHTGKKTYKCSVCSAEFGHRGNLQQHKLTHTGEKPYKCDVCPAKFSQSGHLPRHKRTHRSEKPYKCDLCPAGFSQSKSLSDHKLTHTGKKTSKSSVSSAVFGQRGNVQQHKLTHTGEKPYKCDACPAKFSHNEHLQRHKRTHTGEKPYKCDACPAAFSERGNLQQHKRTHTGEKPYKCDVCPAKFSQSGHLQRHKRTHRGEKRYKCDLCPAEFNQSKSLSDHKLTHTGEKTYKCNLCPAKFGQRGNLQQHRRTHTGEKTYQCDACPAEFSQNGQLQRHKRTHTGEKPYRCGACPAEFSERRSLQQHKRTHMGVKPYKFDARRADLCLRRNLRQPSAGTYDSTSGHTRVRSHKSTMSLLRSSVRADTYRVTRQTDSKPYRSIPCSADLRDQSRDQQAPASEPNGCWLSTS
- the LOC135375622 gene encoding zinc finger protein 107-like isoform X2, producing MQFSLEFRNQPVRVKSEPRDVACLPQQGQVHQQHCSEHPSGGDAYGVTAGTCDIKEEPREESSKEHAIMEVKTEPYNVIILTGQDQIGRKCDSTSEGVIAGTCPIKEAPREESSNEDPIIEVKTEAYNVPVLAEEEQMGCDPTSEGVTSGTCPIKEEPREESSNEDPIIEVKTEAYNVPVLAEEEQVGCDPTSEGATVGMCDIKEEPREESSQEDPNIEVKTEAYNVVPLGGQEPMRHRCDTTSEATLGMCHIKEEHQENSSNEHQIVQVKTEPYNVALLAEKDQMGHSCLSASQGARGSTGLLHINDQPRGTCDQASSGCTSSEAQFNISTITVEAQFDNTSPVTMDSPPVEQPPDQSKPCALACTSKDSPRRHMLAQCHNESEKCPATPPEDQMGEEGFRYDICPSAFLPSGSDASHVPKRTDEESCKSDPCPAQFHQRRSLRCHRQTHMNQQLYKNDTCPAKFSRIVHRRLRKRAHTREKLYKCDACPAEFSRTWHLQRHKRTHRGEKPNKCDLCPAEFSQSKSLLDHKLTHMGEKTQKFNVCPAKFGRRRSFQKHQWTHTSKKPYKCDACPAKFSHNEHLQRHKRTHTGEKPYKCDACPAAFSERGNLQQHKRTHTGEKPYKCDVCQAKFSQSGHLQRHKRTHKGEKPYKCDACPAAFSERGNLQQHKRTHTGEKPYKCDVCQAKFSQSGHLQRHKRTHKGEKPYKCDLCPAGFSKSKSLSDHKLTHTGEKPHKCDACPAKFSHNEHLQRLKQTHTGEKPYKCDACQAEFSERVNLQHHKQTHTGEKPYKCDVCPAKFSQSGHLQRHKRTHRSEKPYKCDLCPAGFSQSMSLSYHKLTHTGKKTYKCSVCSAEFGHRGNLQQHKLTHTGEKPYKCDVCPAKFSQSGHLPRHKRTHRSEKPYKCDLCPAGFSQSKSLSDHKLTHTGKKTSKSSVSSAVFGQRGNVQQHKLTHTGEKPYKCDACPAKFSHNEHLQRHKRTHTGEKPYKCDACPAAFSERGNLQQHKRTHTGEKPYKCDVCPAKFSQSGHLQRHKRTHRGEKRYKCDLCPAEFNQSKSLSDHKLTHTGEKTYKCNLCPAKFGQRGNLQQHRRTHTGEKTYQCDACPAEFSQNGQLQRHKRTHTGEKPYRCGACPAEFSERRSLQQHKRTHMGVKPYKFDARRADLCLRRNLRQPSAGTYDSTSGHTRVRSHKSTMSLLRSSVRADTYRVTRQTDSKPYRSIPCSADLRDQSRDQQAPASEPNGCWLSTS
- the LOC135375622 gene encoding zinc finger protein 107-like isoform X1; this translates as MQFSLEFRNQPVRVKSEPRDVACLPQQGQVHQQHCSEHPSGGDAYGVTAGTCDIKEEPREESSKEHAIMEVKTEPYNVIILTGQDQIGRKCDSTSEGVIAGTCPIKEAPREESSNEDPIIEVKTEAYNVPVLAEEEQMGCDPTSEGVTSGTCPIKEEPREESSNEDPIIEVKTEAYNVPVLAEEEQVGCDPTSEGATVGMCDIKEEPREESSQEDPNIEVKTEAYNVVPLGGQEPMRHRCDTTSEAATLGMCHIKEEHQENSSNEHQIVQVKTEPYNVALLAEKDQMGHSCLSASQGARGSTGLLHINDQPRGTCDQASSGCTSSEAQFNISTITVEAQFDNTSPVTMDSPPVEQPPDQSKPCALACTSKDSPRRHMLAQCHNESEKCPATPPEDQMGEEGFRYDICPSAFLPSGSDASHVPKRTDEESCKSDPCPAQFHQRRSLRCHRQTHMNQQLYKNDTCPAKFSRIVHRRLRKRAHTREKLYKCDACPAEFSRTWHLQRHKRTHRGEKPNKCDLCPAEFSQSKSLLDHKLTHMGEKTQKFNVCPAKFGRRRSFQKHQWTHTSKKPYKCDACPAKFSHNEHLQRHKRTHTGEKPYKCDACPAAFSERGNLQQHKRTHTGEKPYKCDVCQAKFSQSGHLQRHKRTHKGEKPYKCDACPAAFSERGNLQQHKRTHTGEKPYKCDVCQAKFSQSGHLQRHKRTHKGEKPYKCDLCPAGFSKSKSLSDHKLTHTGEKPHKCDACPAKFSHNEHLQRLKQTHTGEKPYKCDACQAEFSERVNLQHHKQTHTGEKPYKCDVCPAKFSQSGHLQRHKRTHRSEKPYKCDLCPAGFSQSMSLSYHKLTHTGKKTYKCSVCSAEFGHRGNLQQHKLTHTGEKPYKCDVCPAKFSQSGHLPRHKRTHRSEKPYKCDLCPAGFSQSKSLSDHKLTHTGKKTSKSSVSSAVFGQRGNVQQHKLTHTGEKPYKCDACPAKFSHNEHLQRHKRTHTGEKPYKCDACPAAFSERGNLQQHKRTHTGEKPYKCDVCPAKFSQSGHLQRHKRTHRGEKRYKCDLCPAEFNQSKSLSDHKLTHTGEKTYKCNLCPAKFGQRGNLQQHRRTHTGEKTYQCDACPAEFSQNGQLQRHKRTHTGEKPYRCGACPAEFSERRSLQQHKRTHMGVKPYKFDARRADLCLRRNLRQPSAGTYDSTSGHTRVRSHKSTMSLLRSSVRADTYRVTRQTDSKPYRSIPCSADLRDQSRDQQAPASEPNGCWLSTS